The Brachyspira aalborgi genome has a segment encoding these proteins:
- the creD gene encoding cell envelope integrity protein CreD, whose translation MIKNIYNVSKTFGFKIFTILILGLFLLIPMTFIDSVVRDRKNYQSEAVDSIIEPIGGEANIEGLIIAIPYLKKVIYENTKEITYKREYIFYMPNSYNIFGNVEISLLKRGIFKVPVLNSTLNIKGKFDKYNSDLYNLNEKDAEILFDEAIIIFGIRNKKNLLKLPKIIINENEELKYYEKTVKINLPMFSNIFLFNISKEKLFNGFEFETSIDIQGGNSLIINPMASDNYFNISSKWSDPSFTGGFLPTKRELSKNGFNAEWNIASFNTSYNKYWTSEEEDKNNEYEFKDNQNANNVIISFLLLNDNYQKILRSVKYSILFIFIPFFVLFLCEVISKKRIHPVQYILIGISNAIFYLLLLAISEHINFNLSYLISAIMVVLLTSMYIGYIIKSKKYILYMAIVEILIYIFLFGILQLTDYAFLMGTLGLFIVIAAGMYFSRNVDWYGENNS comes from the coding sequence ATGATAAAAAATATTTATAATGTTTCAAAAACTTTTGGATTTAAAATTTTTACTATTCTTATATTGGGGCTTTTCCTTTTAATTCCCATGACTTTTATCGACTCGGTTGTGAGAGATAGAAAAAATTATCAATCTGAAGCCGTAGACTCGATAATAGAGCCAATCGGAGGAGAGGCAAATATAGAAGGTTTGATTATCGCGATTCCTTATTTGAAAAAAGTTATATACGAAAACACGAAAGAAATAACTTATAAAAGAGAATATATTTTTTATATGCCAAATAGTTATAATATTTTTGGAAATGTTGAAATAAGTTTGCTTAAAAGAGGAATATTTAAAGTTCCCGTTTTAAATTCGACTTTAAATATAAAAGGAAAGTTTGATAAATATAATTCTGATTTGTATAATTTAAATGAAAAAGACGCCGAAATATTATTTGACGAAGCGATTATTATATTTGGAATTAGAAATAAAAAGAATTTACTCAAATTGCCTAAAATAATTATAAACGAAAACGAAGAGCTTAAATATTACGAGAAAACCGTAAAAATAAATTTGCCTATGTTTAGCAATATATTTTTATTTAATATTTCAAAAGAAAAATTATTTAACGGTTTTGAATTTGAAACGAGCATTGATATTCAAGGCGGAAATTCTTTGATTATAAATCCTATGGCTTCGGATAATTATTTTAATATATCTTCAAAATGGAGCGACCCAAGTTTTACGGGCGGATTTCTTCCTACAAAAAGAGAATTGTCTAAAAACGGATTTAATGCGGAATGGAATATCGCAAGCTTTAATACTTCATATAATAAATATTGGACAAGCGAAGAAGAAGATAAAAATAACGAATATGAATTTAAAGATAATCAAAATGCAAATAATGTAATAATATCTTTTTTACTTCTTAACGATAATTATCAAAAAATTTTAAGAAGCGTGAAATATTCTATACTTTTTATATTTATTCCTTTCTTTGTTTTATTTTTATGCGAGGTAATTTCTAAAAAACGAATTCATCCCGTTCAATATATATTGATTGGAATATCTAACGCGATATTTTATTTATTACTGCTTGCGATTTCAGAGCATATAAATTTTAATTTAAGTTATTTAATAAGCGCGATTATGGTAGTTTTATTAACTTCAATGTATATAGGTTATATAATAAAATCGAAAAAATATATTCTCTATATGGCTATTGTAGAAATTTTGATTTATATATTTTTATTTGGCATATTGCAACTTACCGATTACGCTTTTCTTATGGGAACTTTAGGATTATTTATAGTTATAGCGGCGGGAATGTATTTTTCAAGAAATGTAGATTGGTATGGCGAGAATAATAGTTAA
- the ruvB gene encoding Holliday junction branch migration DNA helicase RuvB — translation MEKENQSLTNAEETSYDNLENTSIRPKGFYDFIGQDNIKSKLNVYIESAKKIDVSLDHILFYGPPGLGKTTLAQIIANELGCNIKSTSAPVIERPGDLASILTTLGEKDILFIDEIHRLKTVVEEVLYSAMEDFFVDIKVGEGTSAKSFRVKLPHFTLIGATTRSGLLSTPLYDRFGIVERLEFYNESDLANIVKRSSNFLNIEITDSAAHSIASRARGTPRIANRLLRRIFDFAIVSNVIKMDENFACDSMEKLGVDKNGFEALDRQYLNAIVKHYNGGPVGIDTISVSLSEQIETIEDIIEPYLIQCGFIKRTSKGRVATKKAFSYLNVSKIYDDNYKENSLFDSL, via the coding sequence ATGGAAAAAGAAAATCAAAGTTTAACAAATGCCGAAGAAACTTCTTACGATAATTTGGAAAATACTTCTATAAGACCTAAAGGTTTTTACGATTTTATAGGACAAGATAATATAAAGTCTAAATTAAATGTTTATATAGAAAGCGCAAAAAAAATAGATGTTTCTTTGGACCATATACTTTTTTACGGACCGCCTGGTTTGGGAAAAACTACTCTCGCTCAAATTATAGCGAATGAACTTGGATGCAATATAAAATCTACATCCGCTCCCGTTATAGAAAGACCTGGAGATTTAGCTTCTATATTAACGACTTTGGGAGAAAAAGATATATTATTTATAGACGAAATTCACAGATTAAAAACGGTTGTAGAAGAAGTTTTATATTCTGCAATGGAAGATTTTTTTGTAGATATAAAAGTTGGAGAAGGAACGAGCGCGAAAAGTTTTAGAGTTAAACTGCCTCATTTTACTCTTATCGGAGCGACTACAAGAAGCGGACTTTTAAGCACGCCTTTATACGACAGATTCGGAATAGTGGAAAGATTGGAATTTTATAACGAAAGCGATTTGGCTAATATAGTTAAAAGAAGTTCAAATTTTTTAAATATAGAAATAACCGATTCGGCTGCGCATTCTATAGCATCGAGAGCGAGAGGAACGCCAAGAATTGCAAATAGACTTTTAAGGAGAATATTTGACTTTGCAATAGTTTCAAATGTTATAAAAATGGATGAAAATTTTGCATGCGATTCTATGGAAAAATTGGGAGTCGATAAAAACGGATTTGAAGCGCTTGATAGACAATACTTAAACGCTATAGTTAAACATTATAACGGAGGACCTGTTGGAATAGACACTATTTCAGTTTCATTATCCGAACAAATAGAAACTATAGAAGATATTATTGAGCCTTATTTGATTCAATGCGGTTTTATAAAGAGAACGTCGAAAGGAAGAGTCGCCACAAAAAAGGCTTTTTCTTATTTAAATGTTTCAAAAATATATGACGATAACTATAAAGAGAATAGTTTATTTGATAGTTTATAA
- a CDS encoding M23 family metallopeptidase, whose amino-acid sequence MVYTGIDAYYRQKNAGNFYIALSDREAQTYKLIQDYKTSINRYSSALIDYNNYLKNISYSIDYNDNYSIKKNEATNINKILNEVDIYQKNILSFLKISSILHKEIPTGWPVAGGGRISSGFGARLSPFTKEKSYHYGVDIAGPYGTPILAVADGVISYAGWRNGYGWFLIINHANGYQTAYGHNSKLLVSVGHKVKRGDKIALIGNTGRTTGIHCHFEVRINGDHKNPMPYLSARF is encoded by the coding sequence TTGGTTTATACGGGAATAGACGCTTATTATAGACAAAAAAATGCGGGTAATTTTTATATCGCTCTATCCGATAGAGAAGCTCAAACTTATAAATTAATACAAGATTATAAAACTTCAATAAATAGATATTCTTCGGCTTTAATAGATTATAATAATTATTTAAAAAATATTTCTTATAGCATAGATTATAACGATAACTATTCTATTAAAAAAAATGAAGCCACTAATATAAACAAAATTTTAAATGAAGTCGATATATATCAAAAAAATATTTTATCTTTTTTAAAAATATCTTCTATATTGCATAAAGAAATTCCAACAGGTTGGCCCGTTGCTGGCGGCGGAAGAATTTCAAGCGGATTTGGAGCGAGATTATCGCCTTTTACTAAAGAAAAAAGTTATCATTACGGAGTCGATATCGCGGGACCTTACGGAACTCCGATTTTAGCGGTTGCCGATGGCGTGATTTCTTATGCTGGTTGGAGAAACGGATATGGTTGGTTTCTTATAATAAATCATGCGAACGGCTATCAAACCGCTTATGGACATAATTCAAAACTTTTAGTTAGTGTCGGGCATAAAGTTAAAAGAGGCGATAAAATTGCGCTTATTGGAAATACGGGAAGAACTACGGGAATTCATTGTCATTTTGAAGTTAGAATAAACGGCGACCATAAAAATCCAATGCCTTATTTGAGCGCAAGATTTTAA
- a CDS encoding phosphoribosylformylglycinamidine synthase: MVYRIFVEKKDGFNNEAKSLYSDITEFLGIKRLNKLRIFNRYDAENISEKIFDYAIKTVFSEPQLDNVYKELNINKAFVFATEYLPGQFDQRAESASQCIQIISQGKKPLIKTAKVYALYGNLTKKDIEEIKKYIINPVEIREANFLKPGTLKEKYKIPKTVKMLKGFIDLNDKELFDFIKSYDLAMDFDDLKFCREYFLSEKRNPTITEIKVIDTYWSDHCRHTTFLTIIDNVEFEDELLQKTYKEYLTIRKELKDNKPICLMDLATVLIKYFKKNGKLKKLDESEEINACSVKINIEVDGKIENWILLFKNETHNHPTEIEPFGGAATCIGGAIRDPLSGRGYVYGAMRITGAANPTVSISKTLKGKLPQRKIVTTAAEGYSSYGNQIGLATGIVDEIYHNGYLAKHMEIGAVIAAVPEKNIKRKKPIAGDIVILIGGSTGRDGCGGATGSSKSHTEESIEICGAEVQKGNAPEERKLQRLFRNPKVSKLIKKCNDFGAGGVSVAIGELSDGIDINLNAILKKYEGLDGTELAISESQERMAVVIDKKDIEKFLSFAKEENLHAVKVATIKKESKLTMFWNGKKIVDISREFLNSNGAKKHINAKIKSFKNFDKKIPIDFVKGYKSLLSDINVCSKRGLSERFDSTIGAGTVLMPFGGKFQLTPIQAMVQKISVEKKETNNCSLMSYGFNPFIMEKSPYHGAYFSVIESVCKLIATGSDFKEIYLTFQEYFEKLGKDKNRWGKPLAALLGAFKAQKELEICSIGGKDSMSGSFENINVPPTLVSFAISTAKIKNIISPEFKKSKNKVYLIKPKYDKNGLPETKSLLSIFYKINNLMKNKKILSCYTLTYGGIAEAVYKMCIGNGFGFEYNSKISLKDLFKYNYGGFIIETEENIDEIYLGKIISEKYILYKKEKIDLKKLSLIYENKLEKIYSCNIKTYKKPIKNFSYETKNRIVSKIKIAKPKVIIPVFPGTNCEYESAKAFEYAGAKAKIMVINNLSSDNIKKSVDNFSKELKTSQIIFIPGGFSGGDEPDGSGKFITAFFRNHIIKEETIKLLDKRGGLILGICNGFQALIKLGLVPFGKIIETDENCPTLTFNEISRHQSKIVRTRIASNKSPWLSYMNVGDIVSVPISHGEGRFIASEDLIKKLSENGQIATQYVDFKGDASNDIRFNPNGSIYAIEGITSPDGRVFGKMGHSERIGKGLYKNVLGNYDIKMFKSAVEYFK; encoded by the coding sequence ATGGTTTATAGAATATTCGTAGAAAAAAAAGACGGTTTTAATAACGAAGCAAAATCTTTATATTCGGATATAACGGAATTTTTAGGAATAAAAAGATTAAATAAATTAAGAATTTTTAATCGATATGACGCCGAAAATATTTCTGAAAAAATTTTTGATTATGCAATAAAAACCGTTTTCTCTGAACCTCAACTTGATAATGTTTATAAAGAATTAAATATAAATAAAGCGTTTGTTTTTGCAACGGAATATTTGCCTGGACAATTTGACCAAAGAGCGGAAAGCGCATCTCAATGCATTCAAATTATATCTCAAGGCAAAAAGCCTTTAATTAAAACCGCAAAAGTTTACGCTTTATACGGAAATCTAACAAAGAAAGATATTGAAGAAATAAAAAAATATATTATAAATCCCGTTGAAATAAGAGAGGCAAATTTTCTAAAACCAGGCACATTAAAAGAAAAATATAAAATTCCAAAAACCGTAAAAATGTTAAAAGGTTTTATAGATTTAAACGATAAGGAACTTTTTGATTTTATAAAGTCTTATGATTTGGCTATGGATTTTGACGATTTAAAATTTTGCCGTGAATATTTTTTATCAGAAAAAAGAAACCCGACTATAACCGAAATAAAAGTAATAGACACTTATTGGTCCGACCATTGCAGGCACACGACATTTTTAACGATTATAGATAATGTAGAATTTGAAGACGAATTATTACAAAAAACTTATAAAGAATATCTTACAATTAGAAAAGAATTAAAAGATAATAAACCAATTTGTCTTATGGATTTAGCTACCGTTTTAATAAAATATTTCAAAAAAAATGGAAAGCTTAAAAAACTTGACGAATCGGAAGAGATTAACGCTTGCTCTGTAAAAATAAATATAGAAGTTGACGGAAAAATTGAAAATTGGATTTTGCTTTTCAAAAACGAAACTCATAATCATCCAACCGAAATAGAGCCTTTTGGAGGAGCGGCTACCTGCATAGGCGGAGCTATAAGAGACCCGCTTTCTGGGAGAGGTTATGTTTATGGCGCTATGAGAATTACGGGAGCTGCAAATCCTACGGTTTCAATTTCTAAAACTTTAAAAGGCAAATTGCCCCAAAGAAAAATAGTCACAACGGCGGCGGAAGGATATTCTTCTTATGGAAATCAAATAGGTTTGGCTACGGGAATTGTCGATGAAATTTATCATAATGGATATTTAGCAAAACACATGGAAATTGGAGCGGTTATAGCGGCTGTTCCCGAAAAAAATATTAAAAGAAAAAAACCGATTGCGGGCGATATAGTCATTCTTATAGGCGGAAGCACGGGAAGAGACGGATGCGGAGGCGCTACAGGTTCTTCAAAATCCCATACTGAAGAATCGATTGAAATATGCGGAGCTGAAGTTCAAAAAGGAAACGCTCCCGAAGAGAGAAAACTTCAAAGACTTTTTAGAAATCCAAAAGTTTCAAAACTTATAAAAAAATGCAATGATTTCGGAGCTGGCGGCGTTTCGGTTGCAATAGGCGAACTTTCTGACGGAATCGATATAAATCTTAACGCTATTTTGAAAAAATACGAAGGACTTGACGGAACGGAACTTGCAATATCCGAATCGCAAGAGAGAATGGCTGTAGTTATTGACAAAAAAGATATTGAAAAATTTTTAAGTTTTGCTAAAGAGGAAAATTTGCATGCTGTTAAAGTTGCTACGATAAAGAAAGAATCAAAATTAACAATGTTTTGGAATGGAAAAAAAATAGTCGATATATCGAGAGAATTTTTAAACTCAAACGGAGCAAAAAAACATATAAATGCAAAAATTAAATCTTTTAAAAATTTTGATAAAAAAATTCCAATAGATTTTGTAAAAGGTTATAAATCTCTTTTATCAGATATTAATGTATGCTCTAAACGAGGACTTTCGGAAAGATTCGATTCTACTATAGGAGCGGGAACGGTTTTAATGCCTTTCGGAGGAAAATTTCAACTTACGCCAATACAAGCGATGGTTCAAAAAATTTCAGTTGAAAAAAAAGAAACTAATAATTGTTCTTTAATGAGTTATGGTTTTAATCCTTTTATAATGGAGAAGAGTCCTTATCATGGAGCTTATTTTTCCGTAATAGAATCGGTTTGCAAATTAATAGCTACAGGTTCAGACTTTAAAGAAATATATCTTACTTTTCAAGAATATTTTGAAAAATTGGGAAAAGATAAAAATCGTTGGGGAAAACCTTTGGCTGCGCTTTTAGGAGCTTTTAAAGCTCAAAAAGAACTTGAAATTTGCTCGATAGGCGGAAAGGATTCTATGAGCGGAAGTTTTGAAAATATCAATGTTCCTCCGACTTTAGTGTCGTTTGCCATCTCTACAGCGAAGATAAAAAATATTATATCGCCCGAATTTAAAAAGTCTAAAAATAAAGTTTATCTTATAAAACCTAAATACGATAAAAATGGACTGCCCGAAACAAAATCTTTATTGTCTATTTTTTATAAAATAAATAATTTAATGAAAAATAAAAAAATTCTTTCATGCTATACATTAACCTACGGCGGAATTGCAGAAGCGGTTTATAAAATGTGCATAGGAAACGGATTTGGATTTGAATATAATTCTAAAATTTCATTAAAAGATTTATTTAAATATAATTACGGCGGATTTATTATAGAAACCGAAGAAAATATTGACGAAATATATTTAGGAAAAATAATTTCTGAAAAATATATTTTATACAAAAAAGAAAAAATTGACTTAAAAAAATTATCTTTAATTTACGAAAACAAACTTGAAAAAATATATTCTTGCAATATTAAAACCTATAAAAAACCGATTAAAAATTTTTCTTACGAAACAAAAAATAGAATCGTCTCAAAAATTAAAATTGCAAAACCAAAAGTTATTATTCCCGTTTTTCCTGGGACAAATTGCGAATACGAAAGCGCAAAAGCTTTTGAATATGCGGGAGCGAAAGCAAAGATTATGGTTATAAATAATTTGTCTTCGGATAATATTAAAAAAAGCGTTGATAATTTTTCAAAAGAATTAAAAACCTCTCAAATAATTTTTATTCCTGGCGGATTTTCGGGAGGAGACGAACCTGATGGAAGCGGAAAATTTATAACAGCATTTTTTAGAAATCATATTATAAAAGAAGAGACGATAAAACTTTTAGATAAGCGAGGCGGATTAATATTAGGAATATGCAACGGATTTCAAGCGTTAATTAAATTAGGATTAGTTCCTTTTGGCAAGATAATCGAAACGGATGAAAATTGTCCGACTCTTACTTTTAATGAGATTTCAAGGCATCAATCAAAAATTGTGAGAACGAGAATCGCTTCAAATAAATCTCCTTGGCTTTCTTATATGAATGTAGGCGATATAGTAAGCGTCCCGATATCTCATGGCGAAGGCAGATTTATTGCAAGTGAAGATTTAATAAAAAAACTTTCAGAAAACGGACAGATTGCAACTCAATATGTTGATTTTAAAGGAGACGCTTCAAACGATATTAGATTTAACCCAAACGGTTCTATATATGCAATAGAAGGAATTACATCTCCCGATGGAAGAGTTTTTGGAAAAATGGGACATAGCGAAAGAATCGGAAAAGGATTATATAAAAATGTTTTGGGAAATTACGACATAAAAATGTTTAAGTCGGCGGTTGAATATTTTAAATAA
- the purD gene encoding phosphoribosylamine--glycine ligase, with protein sequence MKILVIGSGGREHAIIKKIKQNKNVSEIYAIPGNGGIERDAICIDIKATDINAIKDFAKKNNIDYAIVTPDDPLVAGLVDALEEIKIPCFGPNKNAAIIEGSKVFAKNLMKKYKIPTAKYETFESYDKAIEYLKTASMPTVIKADGLALGKGVIIAETKEKAFDTVKNIIKDKAFGKSGDRIVIEEFLEGVEISILSFTDGKTIIPMISSMDHKRIGDKDTGLNTGGMGTIAPNPYYTKEIAKECFDKIFIPTISAMNKEGRTFKGCLYFGLMITKDGAKVIEYNCRFGDPETQVILPLLKSDLLDIMIATTNGNLDKVKVEFENKSAACIIMASEGYPLEYKKGFAINIPKDIIERVYFAGVKKENEKLFTNGGRVLGITNIADTLDKAIKLSYEDARQISFESAYYRKDIGEKALLKKGNN encoded by the coding sequence ATGAAAATTTTAGTTATAGGAAGCGGCGGAAGAGAGCATGCGATAATAAAAAAAATAAAACAAAATAAAAATGTATCTGAAATTTACGCTATCCCAGGAAACGGCGGAATTGAAAGAGACGCTATTTGCATTGATATTAAAGCGACTGATATAAACGCTATAAAAGATTTTGCTAAAAAAAATAATATCGATTACGCTATAGTGACTCCTGACGACCCTCTCGTTGCAGGTTTGGTTGACGCTTTGGAAGAAATAAAAATTCCATGTTTCGGACCAAATAAAAATGCGGCGATTATTGAAGGAAGTAAAGTATTTGCAAAAAATTTAATGAAAAAATATAAAATCCCGACTGCGAAATACGAAACATTTGAAAGCTATGATAAAGCGATTGAATATTTGAAAACCGCTTCAATGCCTACTGTAATTAAAGCCGATGGACTTGCGCTCGGCAAAGGCGTGATTATAGCGGAAACTAAAGAAAAAGCTTTTGACACGGTAAAAAATATTATAAAAGATAAAGCTTTTGGAAAATCGGGAGATAGAATAGTTATAGAAGAATTTTTAGAAGGAGTCGAAATTTCAATTCTTTCTTTTACGGACGGAAAAACTATAATTCCTATGATTTCATCTATGGACCATAAAAGAATCGGAGATAAAGATACGGGATTAAATACTGGAGGCATGGGAACGATTGCCCCAAATCCTTATTATACAAAAGAAATAGCAAAAGAATGTTTTGATAAAATTTTTATTCCGACTATTTCGGCAATGAATAAAGAAGGAAGAACTTTTAAGGGTTGTTTATATTTCGGACTTATGATTACAAAAGACGGTGCTAAAGTAATAGAATATAATTGTAGATTTGGCGACCCTGAAACTCAAGTAATTTTGCCTTTATTAAAAAGCGATTTGCTTGATATTATGATTGCCACTACTAACGGAAATTTAGATAAAGTAAAAGTTGAATTTGAAAATAAATCTGCAGCCTGCATAATTATGGCAAGCGAAGGTTATCCTTTAGAATATAAAAAAGGTTTCGCTATAAATATTCCTAAAGATATTATTGAAAGAGTTTATTTTGCGGGAGTTAAAAAAGAAAACGAAAAACTTTTTACTAACGGAGGAAGAGTATTGGGAATAACAAATATCGCCGATACTTTGGATAAAGCGATTAAACTTTCTTATGAAGACGCAAGACAAATTTCGTTTGAAAGCGCTTATTATAGAAAAGATATAGGCGAGAAAGCTTTACTTAAAAAAGGAAATAATTAA
- a CDS encoding phosphoribosylaminoimidazolecarboxamide formyltransferase, giving the protein MKEFQLKYGCNPNQKPAKIFMKEGCELPIKILNGNPGYINFMDAFNGWQLVKELKEAIGLPSATSFKHVSPTSAAVGSPLSNKLKKIYFYDDIDELNDSPIACAYARARGTDRMSSFGDWIALSDKCDKTTAKLIAREVSDGIIAPEYTKEALEILKSKRNGNYNIIIIDKNYIPSKKENRDIFGITFEQERNNFKIDKNLLSNIVTENKNLTENAIRDIIISLITLKYTQSNSVCYAYDGQAIGVGAGQQSRIHCVRLAGDKANTWFLRGHEKVLNLSFKDSLSRAERDNIIDGYINKNEEDVCEEGIWQKYFDKKPEKFTEKEIKEYLSEIDEVSLGSDAFFPFYDNIDRAKKSGVKYIAQPGGSLKDNLVIERCNKYKMVMAFTEMRLFHH; this is encoded by the coding sequence ATGAAAGAATTTCAATTAAAATACGGATGCAATCCAAATCAAAAACCTGCAAAAATTTTTATGAAAGAAGGATGCGAACTTCCAATAAAAATATTAAACGGAAATCCTGGATATATAAATTTTATGGACGCTTTTAACGGTTGGCAACTTGTTAAAGAACTTAAAGAAGCTATTGGACTTCCTTCGGCTACTTCTTTTAAGCATGTAAGTCCTACATCCGCGGCGGTTGGCTCTCCTCTTTCAAATAAATTAAAAAAAATATATTTCTATGACGATATTGACGAATTAAACGATTCTCCTATTGCCTGCGCTTATGCAAGAGCGAGAGGAACTGATAGAATGTCTTCTTTTGGCGATTGGATAGCTCTTTCCGATAAATGCGATAAAACTACCGCAAAATTAATCGCGCGGGAAGTTTCAGACGGAATAATAGCGCCCGAATATACTAAAGAAGCTCTTGAAATTTTAAAATCTAAAAGAAACGGAAATTATAATATTATAATTATCGATAAAAATTATATTCCTTCTAAAAAAGAAAATAGAGATATTTTTGGAATAACTTTTGAACAAGAAAGAAACAATTTTAAAATAGATAAAAATTTACTTTCTAATATCGTGACGGAAAATAAAAATTTAACTGAAAATGCAATAAGAGATATTATAATATCGCTTATAACTCTTAAATATACTCAATCAAATTCTGTTTGCTACGCTTACGATGGACAGGCTATAGGAGTTGGAGCGGGACAACAATCGCGAATTCATTGCGTTCGTCTTGCGGGAGATAAAGCTAATACTTGGTTTTTAAGAGGGCATGAAAAAGTTTTAAATCTTTCTTTTAAAGATTCTTTAAGTAGAGCTGAAAGAGATAATATTATAGACGGATATATTAATAAAAATGAAGAGGATGTTTGCGAAGAAGGAATTTGGCAAAAATATTTTGACAAAAAACCCGAAAAGTTTACCGAAAAAGAAATAAAAGAATATCTTTCGGAAATAGACGAAGTTTCTTTAGGTTCGGATGCATTTTTTCCTTTTTACGATAATATAGATAGAGCAAAAAAAAGCGGAGTAAAATATATAGCTCAACCAGGCGGTTCTTTAAAAGATAATCTTGTTATAGAAAGATGCAATAAATATAAAATGGTTATGGCTTTTACTGAAATGAGATTATTTCATCATTAA
- a CDS encoding IMP cyclohydrolase: MDVYKINDIEEIIKNNSYLGRGIIIGKSNDGKNAVCSYFIMGRSSNSRNRIFSFKDNILYTEPLDKNKTVNPELIIYAALREYKNKLIITNGNQTDTIFNGLKDKISFEESLKSRKFEPDSPHFTPRISGLLCFKDNDFDYKISILKSANKEGEACYRYTFDYESVCGIGHFIHTYLQDNNPLPSFYGEPKKIEILNDIDEFTNKIWQSLNEDNKISIFSRYTNLKTGEKIDRIINKYKL, encoded by the coding sequence TTGGATGTTTATAAAATCAACGATATTGAAGAGATTATAAAAAATAATTCTTATCTTGGAAGAGGCATAATAATTGGCAAAAGCAATGACGGAAAAAATGCCGTTTGCTCTTATTTTATTATGGGAAGAAGTTCAAATAGTAGAAATCGTATTTTTTCTTTTAAGGATAATATTTTATATACCGAGCCTTTAGATAAAAATAAAACTGTAAATCCCGAACTTATAATTTACGCTGCATTAAGAGAGTATAAAAATAAACTTATTATAACCAATGGCAATCAAACAGATACGATATTTAACGGATTAAAAGATAAAATAAGTTTTGAAGAATCTTTAAAAAGTAGAAAATTTGAGCCTGATTCTCCGCATTTTACTCCAAGAATAAGCGGACTATTATGTTTTAAAGACAATGATTTTGATTATAAAATAAGCATTCTAAAAAGCGCAAATAAAGAAGGCGAGGCTTGTTATAGATATACTTTCGATTATGAATCCGTATGCGGAATTGGACATTTTATACATACTTATTTGCAAGACAATAATCCTCTTCCTTCATTTTACGGCGAGCCAAAAAAAATAGAAATTTTAAACGATATTGACGAGTTTACAAATAAAATTTGGCAATCATTAAACGAAGATAATAAAATATCTATATTTTCGCGTTATACGAATTTGAAAACGGGAGAAAAAATCGATAGAATTATTAATAAATATAAATTATAA